A genomic stretch from Panthera uncia isolate 11264 chromosome E3, Puncia_PCG_1.0, whole genome shotgun sequence includes:
- the DCUN1D3 gene encoding DCN1-like protein 3, which produces MGQCVTKCKNPSSTLGSKNGDRDPSSKSHSRRSAGHREEQPPACGKPGGDILVNGTKKAEAVTEPCQLPTSSGDAGREPKSNAEESSLQRLEELFRRYKDEREDAILEEGMERFCNDLCVDPTEFRVLLLAWKFQAATMCKFTRKEFFDGCKAISADSIDGICARFPSLLTEAKQEDKFKDLYRFTFQFGLDSEEGQRSLHREIAIALWKLVFTQNNPPVLDQWLNFLTENPSGIKGISRDTWNMFLNFTQVIGPDLSNYSEDEAWPSLFDTFVEWEMERRKREGEGRGALSSGPEGLCPEEQT; this is translated from the exons ATGGGCCAGTGTGTCACCAAGTGCAAGAATCCCTCATCAACCCTGGGCAGCAAGAATGGAGACCGTGACCCCAGCAGCAAGTCACACAGCAGGCGGAGTGCAGGCCACCGCGAGGAACAGCCACCAGCCTGTGGCAAGCCAGGTGGGGATATCCTTGTCAATGGGACCAAGAAGGCAGAGGCTGTCACCGAACCCTGCCAGCTGCCAACGTCCTCTGGAGATGCTGGGAGGGAGCCCAAGTCCAATGCCGAGGAGTCTTCCCTGCAGAGGTTGGAAGAACTGTTCAGGCGTTATAAGGACGAGCGGGAGGATGCAATTTTGGAGGAAGGCATGGAGCGCTTTTGCAATGACTTATGTGTTGACCCCACGGAATTTCGAGTGCTGCTCTTGGCTTGGAAGTTCCAGGCTGCTACCATGTGCAAATTCACCAG GAAGGAGTTTTTTGATGGCTGCAAAGCAATAAGTGCAGACAGCATTGATGGGATCTGTGCACGGTTCCCTAGCCTCTTAACAGAAGCCAAACAAGAGGATAAATTCAAGGATCTCTACCGGTTTACATTTCAGTTTGGCCTGGACTCTGAAGAAGGGCAGCGGTCACTGCATCGGGAAATAGCCATTGCCCTGTGGAAACTAGTCTTTACCCAGAACAATCCTCCAGTATTGGACCAATGGCTAAACTTCCTAACGGAGAACCCCTCGGGGATCAAGGGCATCTCCCGGGACACTTGGAACATGTTCCTTAACTTCACTCAGGTGATTGGCCCAGACCTCAGCAACTACAGTGAAGATGAGGCCTGGCCAAGTCTCTTCGATACCTTTGTGGAGTGGGAAATGGAgcgaaggaaaagagaaggggaagggagaggtgcACTCAGCTCAGGGCCCGAGGGCTTGTGTCCCGAGGAGCAGACTTAG